In one window of Nocardia brasiliensis DNA:
- a CDS encoding ABC transporter permease, whose translation MLVWTRSGKAILLAAFALVVCVVFLAPIATVVAAALAGSWTGPLPSNLGFANFGRALSGEQAASLSVSLQTALLAGAVSLVLGTWAALAVREAPGWWRRGTDAVFHLPVAVPSVAIGLGVLIAFNERPVLLGGTKWIVILAHSVLVLAYAYSAVAAALNRIDPGYRQAAESLGAGPARVLFQVTLPLLLPALGAAAGLAVALSMGELGATVMVYPATWKTLPVSIFAQTDRGEVFDAAASTTLLVLVTLVALVLLGRIRGRAAVR comes from the coding sequence ATGCTGGTCTGGACGAGAAGCGGCAAGGCGATCCTGCTCGCGGCGTTCGCGCTCGTGGTGTGCGTGGTGTTCCTCGCCCCGATCGCCACCGTCGTGGCGGCCGCGCTGGCGGGCAGCTGGACCGGCCCGCTGCCCTCGAACCTCGGCTTCGCCAATTTCGGCAGGGCGCTGTCCGGCGAGCAGGCGGCTTCCCTCTCGGTGAGCCTGCAGACCGCGCTGCTGGCCGGCGCCGTCTCGCTGGTGCTCGGCACCTGGGCGGCCCTGGCGGTGCGCGAGGCGCCGGGTTGGTGGCGGCGCGGCACCGACGCGGTGTTCCACCTGCCGGTCGCGGTGCCCTCGGTCGCCATCGGCCTCGGCGTGCTGATCGCGTTCAACGAGCGGCCCGTGCTGCTCGGTGGCACGAAATGGATTGTCATCCTTGCCCATTCGGTGCTCGTGCTGGCCTACGCGTACAGCGCAGTAGCGGCCGCGCTGAACCGGATCGACCCCGGCTACCGGCAGGCCGCCGAGTCGCTGGGGGCCGGACCGGCCCGGGTGCTGTTCCAGGTGACGCTGCCGCTGCTGCTGCCCGCCCTCGGCGCGGCCGCGGGCCTGGCCGTCGCGCTGTCGATGGGCGAGCTGGGCGCCACCGTCATGGTTTACCCGGCCACCTGGAAGACACTGCCGGTCAGCATCTTCGCCCAGACCGATCGCGGCGAGGTCTTCGACGCCGCGGCGAGCACCACCCTGCTGGTGCTGGTCACTCTGGTGGCGTTGGTCCTGCTCGGACGGATCCGCGGCCGCGCCGCCGTGCGCTGA
- a CDS encoding GntR family transcriptional regulator, with protein MDATEVGRVGTAADGAAGGERAEIALPDRLPKSYRVRTEIEAILAESHEGDSVPSERDLAVRFGVARETVRQALRDLLVEGRIRRQGRGTVVSRPKMVQPLSLRSYTEGAISYGRVPGRLLVGWDDVPADADVSRDLGVPVGTSVMHLERVLLADGERIGLESTFLPWHRFADLRTHYDPTTSLYAAIRATGVVFGRATERIETVLASPREAALLECTTALPLLLLHRRSVDTDGTPIERVRALYRGDRIAFEAHLGE; from the coding sequence ATGGACGCGACGGAGGTGGGCAGGGTCGGTACCGCGGCGGACGGTGCGGCAGGGGGTGAGCGCGCGGAGATCGCGCTGCCGGACCGGCTCCCGAAGTCCTACCGGGTGCGCACCGAGATCGAGGCGATCCTCGCGGAGTCGCACGAGGGCGACTCGGTGCCCTCGGAACGGGATCTCGCCGTTCGTTTCGGGGTGGCGCGCGAGACGGTGCGGCAGGCGCTGCGAGATCTGCTGGTGGAGGGGCGGATTCGTCGGCAGGGGCGCGGCACGGTCGTCTCGCGGCCGAAAATGGTGCAGCCGCTGTCGCTGCGCTCCTATACCGAGGGCGCGATCAGCTACGGGCGCGTGCCGGGCCGGTTGCTCGTCGGCTGGGACGACGTGCCCGCCGATGCCGATGTGTCCCGCGATCTCGGTGTGCCCGTTGGCACTTCGGTCATGCACCTGGAACGCGTGCTGCTCGCCGACGGCGAACGCATCGGCTTGGAGAGCACCTTTCTGCCGTGGCACCGCTTCGCCGATCTGCGCACCCATTACGACCCGACCACCTCCCTGTACGCGGCCATCCGCGCCACCGGCGTCGTGTTCGGCCGCGCCACCGAACGCATCGAGACGGTCCTCGCCTCCCCGCGCGAGGCCGCCCTCCTCGAATGCACCACGGCCCTGCCCCTGCTGCTCCTGCACCGCCGTAGTGTCGACACCGATGGCACTCCCATCGAACGCGTCCGCGCCCTCTACCGCGGCGACCGTATCGCCTTCGAGGCGCATCTCGGCGAATAG
- a CDS encoding 2-aminoethylphosphonate ABC transporter permease subunit gives MSAPALREPIAEASQERPARQRDWKPMLWSLPPTLVVLCVAGYPIIRVLAESTVTPTGRGTAVWSDVLGSDSFRNALWRTVSIAAMSTVGCLILGTFLAVVLAFVPFPGAQVVGRLIDTVLTLPSFLITLAFTFLYGTAGAVNALITELTGARAPAVDFLTTPLGVILAEITFFTPFVVRPLLAAFAQVPREQLDVAASLGASPWRVLRQVVLPEAWPALAAGGSLVLLLTLNEFGIVLFTGAKGVLTLPALIYTRGIVTFDLPGAAVLACVQVALSLTLYLTYRLLFARLTGAPRQEG, from the coding sequence GTGAGCGCGCCCGCCCTGCGCGAACCGATCGCCGAGGCGAGCCAGGAAAGACCCGCGCGACAACGCGACTGGAAACCGATGCTCTGGAGCCTGCCGCCGACCCTGGTGGTGCTGTGCGTCGCCGGGTACCCGATCATCCGGGTACTGGCCGAGTCCACCGTGACACCCACCGGCCGGGGCACCGCGGTGTGGTCGGACGTGCTCGGCTCCGATTCGTTCCGTAACGCGTTGTGGCGCACGGTGTCCATCGCCGCCATGTCGACCGTCGGATGTCTGATCCTCGGCACGTTCCTGGCCGTCGTGCTCGCCTTCGTGCCCTTCCCCGGCGCGCAGGTGGTGGGCAGGCTCATCGATACGGTGCTGACGCTGCCGTCGTTCCTGATCACCCTGGCGTTCACGTTCCTCTACGGCACCGCGGGCGCGGTGAACGCGCTGATCACCGAACTCACCGGCGCGAGAGCGCCCGCGGTGGACTTCCTCACCACGCCGCTCGGGGTGATCCTCGCCGAGATCACATTTTTCACGCCTTTCGTAGTGCGGCCGCTGCTGGCCGCGTTCGCGCAGGTGCCGCGCGAACAACTCGATGTCGCGGCGAGCCTGGGCGCTTCGCCGTGGCGCGTGCTACGCCAGGTGGTGCTGCCCGAGGCATGGCCTGCGCTGGCGGCGGGCGGCAGCCTGGTATTGCTGTTGACGCTCAACGAGTTCGGCATCGTGTTGTTCACCGGGGCGAAGGGTGTGCTGACGCTGCCCGCGCTGATCTACACCCGCGGCATCGTCACCTTCGATCTGCCCGGTGCCGCGGTCCTCGCCTGCGTGCAGGTGGCGCTCTCGCTCACGCTGTATCTCACTTACCGGTTGTTGTTCGCCCGGCTCACCGGCGCGCCGCGGCAGGAGGGCTGA
- a CDS encoding LLM class flavin-dependent oxidoreductase: MELGLTTFAELYPVGDRPAPSAAQRLRQVVDEAVATERAGLDVYGVGEHHRKDFAASAPAVVLAAIAARTERIQLTSAVTVLSSDDPVRVFQDFSTLDGLSNGRAELMAGRGSFTESFPLFGYDLSDYDELFEEKLALLLHLREEGPVNWNGKFRAPLRDAIAYPRTENRPLPVWIAVGGSTESVVRAGLLGLPLAIAIIGGQPARFKPLVDLYHRALAEGGHERQPVAVHAHGYIADTDEQAVADFFEPYAVAMSTIGRERGWGPMTRPQFEALRSKDGSLFVGTPDYVAEKVADIRDTLGLDRFMLHTSVGTLPHEKVLRNIELLGEKVAPQVR, encoded by the coding sequence GTGGAATTGGGACTCACGACGTTCGCGGAGCTGTACCCCGTCGGCGACCGCCCCGCGCCGAGTGCCGCGCAGCGGCTGCGCCAGGTGGTGGACGAGGCGGTGGCCACCGAGCGCGCCGGGCTCGACGTGTACGGCGTCGGCGAACACCATCGCAAGGATTTCGCGGCGTCCGCGCCCGCGGTCGTGCTGGCGGCGATCGCGGCCCGCACCGAACGGATCCAGTTGACCAGCGCGGTCACCGTGCTGAGCTCCGACGATCCGGTGCGGGTGTTCCAGGACTTCTCGACGCTGGACGGGTTGTCCAACGGACGCGCCGAGCTGATGGCCGGGCGCGGGTCCTTCACCGAGAGCTTTCCGCTGTTCGGGTACGACCTGAGCGACTACGACGAACTCTTCGAGGAGAAGCTGGCGCTGCTGCTACATCTGCGCGAGGAGGGCCCGGTGAACTGGAACGGCAAGTTCCGCGCGCCGCTGCGCGACGCGATCGCCTACCCGCGCACCGAGAATCGCCCGCTGCCGGTATGGATCGCGGTGGGCGGCAGCACGGAGTCGGTGGTGCGCGCCGGACTGCTCGGATTGCCGCTGGCGATCGCGATCATCGGCGGCCAGCCCGCCCGGTTCAAGCCGCTGGTCGATCTGTATCACCGCGCACTCGCCGAGGGCGGTCATGAGCGGCAGCCGGTCGCGGTGCACGCGCACGGCTACATCGCCGACACCGACGAGCAGGCGGTGGCCGACTTCTTCGAGCCCTACGCGGTGGCAATGAGCACCATCGGTCGCGAACGCGGCTGGGGCCCGATGACCCGTCCCCAGTTCGAGGCGTTGCGCTCGAAAGACGGTTCACTGTTCGTCGGCACGCCCGACTACGTGGCCGAGAAAGTCGCCGATATCCGCGACACCCTCGGCCTGGATCGATTCATGCTGCACACCAGCGTCGGCACGCTGCCGCACGAAAAGGTCCTGCGCAATATCGAATTGCTCGGCGAGAAGGTCGCACCCCAGGTCCGCTGA
- the map gene encoding type I methionyl aminopeptidase, which yields MSVRTRQPLTPGTLSPTREVPRAIERPEYAWKKTVNEGREPWVQTAETIEKMRIASKIAAQALAEAGKAVAPGVTTDELDRIAHEYMCDHGAYPSTLGYKGFPKSCCTSLNEVICHGIPDSTVIEDGDIVNIDVTAYIHGVHGDTNKTYLAGEVDEEVRLLVERTEEATMRAIKAVRPGRALNVIGRVIESYANRFGYGVVRDFTGHGVGPTFHSGLVILHYDQPAIESIIEPGMTFTIEPMINLGGIDYEIWDDGWTVVTKDRKWTAQFEHTLVVTETGAEILTLP from the coding sequence ATGTCTGTCCGCACTCGTCAGCCGCTCACCCCCGGGACACTCTCGCCCACCCGCGAGGTACCGCGCGCCATCGAGCGTCCCGAATACGCGTGGAAGAAGACCGTCAACGAGGGGCGCGAGCCCTGGGTGCAGACGGCGGAGACGATCGAGAAGATGCGGATCGCGAGCAAGATCGCGGCGCAGGCGCTGGCCGAGGCGGGCAAGGCCGTCGCGCCCGGCGTCACCACCGACGAACTGGACCGGATCGCGCACGAGTACATGTGCGACCACGGCGCCTACCCGTCCACCCTGGGCTACAAGGGCTTTCCCAAGTCGTGCTGCACCTCGCTGAACGAGGTGATCTGCCACGGCATCCCGGATTCCACCGTGATCGAGGACGGCGACATCGTCAACATCGACGTCACGGCCTACATCCACGGCGTGCACGGCGACACCAACAAGACCTACCTGGCCGGCGAGGTGGACGAGGAGGTCCGGCTGCTCGTCGAGCGGACCGAGGAAGCCACGATGCGCGCCATCAAGGCGGTCCGGCCCGGTCGCGCGCTCAACGTCATCGGCCGGGTGATCGAGTCCTACGCCAACCGTTTCGGCTACGGCGTGGTGCGCGACTTCACCGGGCACGGCGTCGGCCCCACCTTCCACAGCGGTCTGGTGATCCTGCACTACGACCAGCCCGCCATCGAATCGATCATCGAGCCGGGCATGACGTTCACCATCGAGCCGATGATCAACCTGGGCGGCATCGACTACGAGATCTGGGACGACGGCTGGACCGTGGTCACCAAGGACCGCAAATGGACGGCACAGTTCGAACACACCCTGGTAGTCACGGAGACCGGCGCGGAAATCCTGACCTTGCCGTGA
- a CDS encoding TIGR03364 family FAD-dependent oxidoreductase, with protein MRLVIIGGGILGTAHALAAVRRGHEVVQLERETEARGATVRNFGLVWVSGRTAGELELTLRSRQLWEEIGGKIPGVGFRPAGSITLVRTAAELAVAEQAAAGPSAAARGFALLEPAEVRAINPALRGKFLAGLHCSTDASVESRQAMPAIRAYLTASGRYTFHAGTEARTVGDTGAGATVRDDQGRRYDADLVLVCPGAAHTGLTRELAGALPVRRVRLQMMQTAPLGEPLTTAIADGDSFRYYPGFAGAAVDTLNREQSQAATAAEHKMQLLCVQRLHGGLTIGDTHEYDEPFAFDVDEAPYEHLTAVTEELLGCALPQVIRRWAGVYSQSVDPTALVTRAAAGAHTWVVTGPGGRGMTLGPALGEQTADLLNL; from the coding sequence ATGCGATTGGTCATCATCGGCGGTGGGATCCTCGGCACCGCGCACGCCCTAGCCGCAGTGCGCCGCGGTCACGAGGTCGTGCAGCTGGAGCGGGAGACCGAGGCGCGCGGTGCCACGGTCCGCAACTTCGGCCTGGTCTGGGTGTCCGGCAGGACCGCGGGCGAACTCGAGCTGACCCTGCGTTCGCGGCAGCTGTGGGAGGAGATCGGCGGCAAGATCCCCGGCGTCGGCTTCCGCCCCGCCGGGTCGATCACGCTGGTGCGCACCGCCGCCGAGCTGGCGGTCGCCGAGCAGGCCGCCGCGGGCCCGTCGGCAGCGGCCCGCGGCTTCGCGCTGCTCGAACCCGCCGAGGTGCGCGCGATCAACCCCGCACTGCGCGGGAAATTCCTTGCCGGACTGCACTGTTCGACCGACGCCTCGGTCGAGTCGCGACAGGCCATGCCCGCCATCCGCGCCTACCTCACGGCGAGCGGCCGCTACACCTTCCACGCCGGCACCGAGGCCAGGACGGTCGGCGACACCGGCGCGGGCGCCACCGTGCGCGACGATCAGGGCCGCCGCTACGACGCGGACCTGGTGCTGGTCTGCCCCGGCGCCGCGCACACCGGCCTGACCCGCGAGCTCGCCGGAGCGCTGCCGGTGCGCCGGGTCCGGTTGCAGATGATGCAGACCGCGCCGCTCGGCGAGCCGCTCACCACCGCGATCGCCGACGGCGACAGCTTCCGCTACTACCCCGGCTTCGCGGGCGCGGCGGTGGACACGCTGAATCGCGAACAGTCCCAAGCGGCTACCGCCGCCGAACACAAGATGCAGTTGCTCTGTGTGCAGCGCCTGCACGGTGGCCTGACCATCGGCGACACCCACGAATACGACGAGCCGTTCGCCTTCGACGTCGACGAGGCGCCCTACGAACACCTCACCGCGGTCACCGAGGAACTGCTCGGATGCGCACTGCCGCAGGTGATTCGGCGCTGGGCGGGCGTCTACAGCCAGAGCGTCGACCCCACCGCGCTCGTCACCCGCGCCGCGGCCGGAGCACATACCTGGGTCGTCACCGGGCCGGGCGGGCGCGGCATGACCCTCGGACCCGCACTCGGCGAGCAAACCGCCGATCTCCTGAACCTGTGA
- a CDS encoding DUF4254 domain-containing protein — protein MLRSAHALAELHARRRQVGDPALIIEIDCRRSELVDDINDWIGKELPRHRHGASLHTESLGAVVDRMARSWVDANQAIDTEGVRSDNTHKHWYHLAELVDGYTDLVTDVADGRRRLPS, from the coding sequence ATGCTGCGCTCGGCACACGCCCTCGCCGAGCTACATGCCCGGCGGCGGCAGGTCGGGGACCCTGCCTTGATCATTGAAATCGACTGTCGCAGAAGTGAACTGGTCGACGATATCAATGACTGGATCGGTAAGGAGCTGCCCCGGCATCGCCATGGCGCATCGCTGCACACCGAAAGTCTCGGCGCGGTGGTCGACCGAATGGCGCGCAGCTGGGTGGACGCCAATCAAGCCATCGACACCGAGGGCGTGCGCAGCGACAATACCCATAAACATTGGTACCACTTGGCAGAACTCGTTGACGGGTACACTGATTTGGTAACCGATGTGGCCGACGGCCGACGTCGATTGCCTTCGTGA
- a CDS encoding 2-aminoethylphosphonate ABC transporter substrate-binding protein translates to MRTSPPRPRPARRLSRAALLVAAVLTVAVTAACGGTGTRSANGTTVTVYSADGVGSWYQNRFAEFEKQTGIAVNLVQAGSGEVVNRVDKEQSNPQADLLVTLPPFIQKAKTAGLLQNSGVDTGAVPAADKDPDGEYVTLANNYLCFIANPSVDAKALTWDALLRPEFKGKLQYSTPGQAGDGTAVLILLQQLLGKQRALDYLASLQANNVGPSSSTGKLQAKVDKGELSIANGDVQMNLTTIKEKGSKFSVFFPATADGKRSTVAVPYVMGLAKGAPHAAEAKRLMEFLLSAPAQRALGADAFAVPARAELRDAADTGSGPSPSSVLRGVEVLPIDWNKVLSELDGDLAAYQKATGS, encoded by the coding sequence GTGCGCACTTCCCCGCCGCGGCCCCGCCCGGCGCGCCGCCTGTCCCGTGCCGCGCTGCTCGTCGCCGCCGTCCTCACCGTCGCGGTCACCGCGGCCTGCGGTGGCACCGGCACGCGGAGCGCGAACGGCACGACCGTCACGGTCTACTCCGCCGACGGCGTAGGCAGCTGGTATCAGAACCGGTTCGCCGAGTTCGAGAAGCAGACCGGCATCGCGGTCAACCTGGTGCAGGCCGGCTCGGGCGAGGTCGTCAACCGGGTCGACAAGGAGCAGTCCAACCCGCAGGCCGACCTGCTCGTCACGCTGCCGCCGTTCATCCAGAAGGCGAAAACCGCAGGGCTGCTTCAGAACAGCGGCGTGGACACCGGCGCCGTCCCGGCCGCCGACAAGGATCCCGATGGCGAGTACGTCACGCTGGCCAACAACTATCTGTGCTTCATCGCCAACCCCTCGGTCGATGCGAAGGCGCTCACCTGGGACGCGCTGTTACGGCCGGAATTCAAAGGCAAACTCCAGTATTCGACGCCGGGCCAGGCCGGCGACGGCACCGCCGTGCTGATCCTGCTGCAGCAGTTGCTCGGCAAGCAGCGCGCGCTCGACTACCTGGCCTCGCTGCAGGCCAACAATGTCGGGCCGTCCTCGTCGACCGGCAAACTGCAGGCCAAGGTCGACAAGGGCGAGCTCAGCATCGCCAACGGCGACGTGCAGATGAACCTGACCACGATCAAGGAGAAGGGCTCGAAGTTCAGCGTGTTCTTCCCCGCCACGGCCGACGGCAAGCGATCGACCGTCGCGGTGCCGTACGTGATGGGCCTGGCCAAGGGCGCACCGCACGCGGCCGAGGCGAAGCGGCTGATGGAGTTCTTGCTCTCGGCACCGGCCCAGCGGGCGCTCGGCGCGGACGCTTTCGCGGTGCCCGCGCGCGCCGAGCTGCGTGATGCCGCTGACACCGGCTCGGGTCCGTCGCCGAGTTCGGTGCTGCGGGGCGTCGAAGTGCTGCCGATCGACTGGAACAAGGTGCTCAGCGAGCTGGACGGCGACTTGGCCGCGTATCAGAAGGCCACCGGTAGCTGA
- a CDS encoding ABC transporter ATP-binding protein has translation MSAGDAQTKTSTSAPPGTATDAAPAIVFDRVGVSYRSGRTTTVALADFTLRVAAGETVALLGPSGSGKSTALKVLAGFVRPTSGAVRLAGREVTTLAPAKRGIGVVVQSYALFPHMSVRGNVAFGLKAQRVPRTEIGARVIEALDMVGMGAYAERLPRELSGGQQQRVAIARALAIRPKVLLLDEPLAALDAQLRQSMLAELQQLRAALPNTAMLYVTHDQSEALALADRIAVMREARLVDIDTAENLWRRPPSEFTAAFLGGANLLSATVHRVSGGAALVTVGTRTLRAQAPTPGVGRQGWAPDSPALLCVRPHTIRIGATSERDALRATVSATVWRGASTRLTLAVDGLADDVVADVPGHAEPPVGAVVGVCFPDPAGVLIPHAVGADA, from the coding sequence ATGTCCGCCGGTGACGCGCAGACCAAGACATCCACCTCCGCCCCGCCAGGGACAGCAACCGACGCCGCACCCGCGATCGTGTTCGACCGGGTCGGCGTCAGCTATCGCAGCGGCCGCACCACGACCGTCGCGCTGGCCGATTTCACACTGCGCGTGGCCGCGGGCGAAACCGTCGCCCTACTCGGCCCCAGCGGGTCGGGCAAGTCGACCGCGCTCAAGGTCCTTGCGGGTTTCGTCCGGCCGACCTCGGGCGCGGTCCGGCTGGCGGGGCGCGAGGTCACCACGCTCGCACCGGCCAAGCGCGGGATCGGCGTCGTGGTGCAGTCGTACGCGCTGTTCCCGCACATGAGCGTGCGCGGCAATGTGGCCTTCGGCTTGAAGGCACAGCGCGTGCCGCGCACCGAGATCGGTGCACGCGTCATCGAGGCACTGGACATGGTGGGGATGGGCGCCTACGCCGAGCGACTGCCCAGGGAGCTGTCCGGCGGCCAGCAGCAGCGGGTGGCGATCGCCAGGGCACTGGCCATCCGGCCCAAGGTGTTGCTGCTCGACGAGCCGCTCGCCGCGCTCGACGCGCAACTGCGCCAGTCCATGCTCGCCGAACTCCAGCAGTTGCGGGCCGCGCTGCCGAACACGGCCATGCTGTATGTAACCCACGACCAGTCCGAGGCACTCGCGCTGGCCGACCGCATCGCCGTCATGCGCGAGGCCCGCCTGGTCGACATCGACACCGCCGAAAACCTCTGGCGCCGACCGCCCTCGGAGTTCACCGCTGCGTTCCTCGGTGGCGCGAACCTGCTGTCCGCCACGGTGCACCGGGTGTCCGGCGGCGCGGCACTGGTCACGGTCGGCACCAGGACGCTGCGTGCGCAAGCGCCGACACCCGGTGTCGGCAGGCAAGGTTGGGCGCCGGACTCCCCCGCGCTGCTGTGCGTGCGCCCGCACACCATCCGGATCGGCGCCACCTCCGAGCGGGATGCGCTGCGCGCCACGGTGAGCGCCACAGTATGGCGCGGTGCTTCGACCCGCTTGACGCTCGCCGTCGACGGGCTGGCCGACGACGTCGTCGCCGATGTCCCCGGCCACGCCGAGCCGCCCGTCGGCGCGGTCGTCGGGGTCTGTTTCCCTGATCCCGCCGGTGTCCTGATCCCGCACGCGGTGGGAGCCGACGCATGA
- a CDS encoding monodechloroaminopyrrolnitrin synthase PrnB family protein, which produces MTSMDHPLALDIDELSCRKVARRDPLSADAVLANVPSMNANADVRGLATAFRELLCRAREVELPDIADRLAAMRDVGMLMSSLRRHGVEPLDPVPEAAGVLLAWGHSAGMVPRDTVLHYGVWNPRGRRQRMFLGEHEENVVLDAVRVSTLLISEITPTLAGLAELRPDDTAFGELLHAAADQLETLPQLMSGLYRTVDPLEFYAARLRPFMADVVVADRSYYGPAAVHVPLYLIDRLVWSSDHGGVGMTYFQDDLLNYGLPRWRRMFDHTTDTPSLVTRLVQEFDRPDGPPSTKAAYAMDGIIRILDGLVAFRTRHGMLTRAAYTDGARYGMGIAGVSPAVLDHVLALTRRCADWARTRRKGARS; this is translated from the coding sequence ATGACCAGCATGGACCATCCCCTCGCACTGGATATCGACGAATTGTCGTGCCGAAAGGTGGCACGCCGTGATCCGCTCTCCGCCGACGCCGTGCTGGCGAATGTACCGAGCATGAACGCGAACGCCGATGTGCGCGGGCTCGCGACCGCTTTCCGAGAATTGCTGTGCCGTGCGAGAGAAGTCGAGTTGCCCGATATCGCCGACCGATTGGCGGCCATGCGCGATGTCGGCATGCTCATGTCGTCTTTGCGCAGACACGGTGTCGAGCCGCTCGACCCGGTGCCGGAAGCCGCGGGCGTGCTCCTCGCGTGGGGCCATTCCGCCGGCATGGTGCCGCGAGACACGGTGCTGCACTACGGCGTCTGGAATCCCCGGGGTAGACGCCAGCGGATGTTCCTCGGCGAGCACGAGGAGAACGTCGTGCTCGACGCCGTGCGCGTGAGTACCTTGCTGATCAGCGAGATCACGCCGACGCTGGCCGGCTTGGCCGAGCTCCGGCCCGACGACACGGCGTTCGGCGAACTGCTGCACGCGGCAGCCGACCAGCTGGAGACCTTGCCGCAGTTGATGAGCGGCCTCTACCGCACGGTCGATCCGCTCGAGTTCTATGCCGCGCGATTGCGTCCGTTCATGGCCGACGTGGTGGTGGCCGACCGGTCGTACTACGGCCCGGCGGCCGTGCACGTGCCGCTCTATCTCATCGACCGGCTCGTCTGGTCGTCCGATCACGGCGGTGTCGGCATGACCTATTTCCAGGACGATCTACTGAACTATGGACTCCCCCGCTGGCGGCGAATGTTCGACCACACCACCGACACACCCTCGCTGGTGACCCGGCTCGTCCAGGAATTCGATCGCCCCGACGGCCCGCCCTCCACCAAGGCGGCCTACGCGATGGACGGCATCATCCGAATCCTGGACGGACTGGTCGCCTTTCGCACCCGACACGGCATGCTCACCAGAGCCGCGTACACCGACGGCGCACGCTACGGCATGGGCATCGCCGGGGTCAGCCCCGCCGTCCTCGACCATGTTCTCGCCCTCACCCGGCGCTGCGCGGACTGGGCCCGCACCCGCCGCAAGGGCGCACGCAGCTGA
- a CDS encoding DUF4126 domain-containing protein, giving the protein MTALPLIFTAGWASGVNAYAVVLLLGIFGRTGLADSVPAALQRTDVLIAAVVLFVVEAVADKIPYLDSFWDAFHTVVRPLSGAVVAALIAGQDGSLPELAAGAVGGFSALASHLVKAGTRMAINTSPEPFSNVVASTAEDTAVAGIVTLAIFHPILAAVIAGVLLLIGLLLVVLLAARIRRYLRRRRQRRAAGTAPAT; this is encoded by the coding sequence GTGACCGCACTTCCGTTGATCTTCACCGCGGGCTGGGCGAGCGGGGTGAACGCGTACGCCGTCGTTCTGCTGCTCGGTATCTTCGGGCGCACCGGTCTCGCCGATTCGGTACCCGCGGCACTGCAGCGGACCGACGTGCTGATCGCCGCCGTGGTGCTGTTCGTGGTCGAGGCGGTGGCCGACAAGATCCCGTACCTGGACTCGTTCTGGGACGCGTTCCACACCGTGGTGCGGCCCCTCTCCGGCGCGGTGGTCGCGGCATTGATTGCGGGACAGGACGGTTCGCTGCCGGAACTGGCGGCGGGCGCGGTCGGCGGGTTCAGCGCACTGGCGAGTCATCTGGTCAAGGCGGGCACCCGGATGGCGATCAACACCTCGCCGGAGCCGTTCAGCAACGTGGTGGCGAGCACCGCCGAGGACACCGCCGTCGCCGGAATCGTCACGCTCGCGATCTTCCATCCGATCCTCGCGGCCGTCATCGCGGGTGTGCTGCTGCTGATCGGCTTGCTCTTGGTGGTCCTGCTCGCCGCCCGCATCCGGCGTTACCTGCGCCGTCGCAGGCAACGTCGCGCGGCCGGGACCGCACCCGCGACCTGA
- a CDS encoding phosphonatase-like hydrolase: MSENTIQLAVLDMAGTTVADGGLVLRAFDAAATAAGLAPEGPERAAARAYVLDTMGQSKIAVFRALLGDEARAQQANHAFETAYEALIDEVEIAPIPGAAKAIDELRGAGVKVALTTGFSRSTQDRLLHALGWHDLADLTLAPADAGRGRPYPDLVLTALLRLRADAVDRVAVLGDTTSDIATGRAAGARIVAGTLTGAHDETRLRAAGATHVVASVVEFAELILTEQR; encoded by the coding sequence TTGTCGGAGAACACCATTCAGCTCGCCGTACTGGACATGGCCGGTACCACCGTGGCCGACGGCGGCCTGGTGCTGCGCGCCTTCGATGCCGCGGCCACTGCCGCGGGACTGGCGCCAGAAGGACCCGAGCGAGCGGCGGCCCGCGCCTACGTGCTCGACACCATGGGTCAGTCGAAGATCGCCGTGTTCCGCGCGCTGCTCGGCGACGAGGCACGCGCACAACAGGCGAACCACGCGTTCGAGACCGCGTACGAGGCGCTGATCGATGAGGTCGAGATCGCCCCGATTCCCGGTGCCGCCAAGGCGATCGATGAGCTGCGTGGCGCGGGCGTCAAGGTCGCGCTCACCACCGGCTTCAGCCGCTCGACCCAGGATCGTCTGCTGCACGCGCTCGGCTGGCACGACCTCGCCGACCTGACGCTGGCCCCGGCCGACGCCGGACGGGGACGCCCCTACCCAGACCTGGTGCTCACCGCGCTGCTGCGGTTGCGGGCCGACGCGGTGGATCGCGTTGCCGTGCTCGGCGATACGACCAGCGACATCGCCACCGGCCGGGCCGCGGGCGCACGGATCGTCGCAGGAACGCTCACCGGCGCCCACGACGAGACGCGACTGCGCGCGGCGGGCGCCACCCACGTGGTGGCCTCGGTCGTCGAATTCGCCGAACTGATCCTGACCGAGCAGCGCTGA